A genome region from Penaeus vannamei isolate JL-2024 chromosome 20, ASM4276789v1, whole genome shotgun sequence includes the following:
- the LOC138865128 gene encoding uncharacterized protein has translation MCLVWCAFALPARLRLTLNAPYYPHTTSPYPHHKHHTIPIPSPYPHHKHHTIPIPSPPYPHHKHHTTPILHHHTHTISTIIPHPTSPYPHHTIPIPSPYPHHKHHTTRPPSYITIPTP, from the exons ATGTGCCTTGTGTGGTGTGCTTTTGCTCTTCCTGCGAGGCTTCGGTTGACACTGAACG CACCATACTACCCTCATACTACATCACCATACCCACACCATAAGCACCATACTATCCCCATACCTTCACCATACCCACACCATAAGCACCATACTATCCCCATACCTTCACCACCATACCCACACCATAAGCACCATACTACCCCCATCCTACATCACCATACCCACACCATAAGCACTATAATACCCCATCCTACATCACCATACCCACACCATACTATCCCCATACCTTCACCATACCCACACCATAAGCACCATACTACCCGCCCCCCATCCTACATCACCATACCCACACCATAA